From the Desulfuromonas thiophila genome, the window ATCAGGGCGTTGCTGCCGCAACCGTTCCAATTCGCGCCGGGCGCCCCGGCATCGCGGACAAAGAGGACTGAAATAAAAGTGGATTTCGGGCATGACATTCTCCCTGGGGAAAGGTTGAAGAGCAACAAGATCAGCGGTGCCTGCATTCAGGGCAGGCTGCAGAGCAATACCACGGCGGCGGCTCCGCCCAGGCCGGCCAGCAGGCACCACATGGCGTTACGGATCAAGGCGTATTTACGGGTCAGACGGTGCTTGCCGAGGAAGTAGATTTCATGCAGGTAGGCATCGTACAGCCGGTTCTTGTCGCTGAGGGTGGCGAGAAACTGTTGCCGGAATTCCTCCTCGCTTAGTTCAGCGAAGGAGCGGAAGTAGAACAGGTTGGTGGCACCACTGGCGTGCAGTGGCGGAATAATGGCGAAAAATGAGAACAACAGCGCCAGCAGGCTGGCCGTGACCAGTAGCAGCGTGGCTGCCAGGGGCAGGTGCTGGTACTGGGTCAGGGTGATGGTTACCACCAGGGAAGCGGCGGTGATGATGATCGATACCTTGGAGTCGGCCATCTGGTTGAGAACCATGTGCTTGGACAGATTCGCGCGCAGGGCGTTGCTGGCCAGCAGGCGTGGCAGCAGGGGCTCTTCGGTGGCGGTCGGCGGATCGGAGGGCGTTGGCATCGGTCGGCTCCTGCCAGTTACGGGAGGGGGAAGGCTGGTTTCCGCAGAAAAATAACGTATACTGCCGGTACTGTACAGCGGAACCCGTGCCGGCACAGGCCGGCCGTATTGAGGAGATCGGCAATGAATGATCTGTTTACGCCCTGGCTGCTGTGGCTGCTTGCCGGTGTGACGCTGGCGTTGCTGGAATTGGCGGTGCCTGGTTTTATCCTGATTTTTTTTGGCGCCGGCTGTCTGGTGGTGGCCCTGTGCCTACTGGTCCTGGATCTGACGCTGACGCAGCAACTCTGGCTGTTTCTGATCGCCACCCTGGTCAGCCTGATCGGGCTGCGGCGTTTCGCCATGCGAATCTTCGCCGGGGAACAGGCGGTCAACCCGGTTGACCAGCTGCTGGACGAGCCGCACGGCACGGCACGGGTGGTTCAGGCCATCCGGCCACCGGTGCCGGGACGGGTGGCCTGGCGCGGTTCCTTCTGGGATGCCCAGGCTGAAGAGGATTTTGAGGTCGATGCCCTGGTGGCCGTGCGTGGCTATGCCGAGGGTTCCCGCAGTCAACTGCAGGTTGAAGCCTTGCCGGCCGCTGCGGTGTCAGCGCAGGATCACTAGCGTTTTGCCATCGTTTGTTCCCTTTATCGAGGAGTGCCCATGAACCCGTCATTGTTCGCCGTGATTATCCTTGCTGTGCTGGTTGTTGTTGTTCTGCTCAAAACTGCTGTCATCGTGCCGCAGAAATACGAATACATTGTTGAGCGGCTGGGCAAGTACAGCCGCACACTGGGGGCCGGTTTCCATATTCTGATCCCTTTTCTTGATCGGGTGGCCTATCGCTTCATGCTCAAGGAAGAGGTTGTTAATATCCCCAGTCAGACCTGCATCACCAAAGACAATGTCACCGTTGATGTCGATGGTCTGATCTACCTGCAGGTCCAGGACAGCAAGCTGGCGGCCTATGGTATCAATGATTATAAACTGGCCGCAGCGCAGCTGGCCCAGACCACCTTGCGCAGCGCTGTCGGGCGCATCGATCTGGACAAGACCTTCGAAGAGCGCGAAAGCATCAACGCCACGGTGGTGCAGGCCATCGACGAGGCGGCCCAGTCGTGGGGGATCAAACTGCTGCGCTATGAGGTGTCGGACATCATCCCACCCCAGTCGGTGAAGCAGGCAATGGAGGCCCAGATGACCGCCGAGCGGTCCAAACGAGCGGAAATCGCCCGTTCCGAAGGGGAGCGCCAGTCAACCATCAACCGGGCCGAGGGTGAACGGCAGGATGCCATTCTGAAGTCGGAAGGGGAAAAACAGCGCATGATCAACGAGGCCGAAGGGCGGGCGGCACAGATTCTTGCC encodes:
- a CDS encoding SPFH domain-containing protein, whose protein sequence is MNPSLFAVIILAVLVVVVLLKTAVIVPQKYEYIVERLGKYSRTLGAGFHILIPFLDRVAYRFMLKEEVVNIPSQTCITKDNVTVDVDGLIYLQVQDSKLAAYGINDYKLAAAQLAQTTLRSAVGRIDLDKTFEERESINATVVQAIDEAAQSWGIKLLRYEVSDIIPPQSVKQAMEAQMTAERSKRAEIARSEGERQSTINRAEGERQDAILKSEGEKQRMINEAEGRAAQILAVAEATASGLRLIADQLRQDGGMEAANLRVAEQYVAEFGRIAKESTTLIVPNNTSDVAGMVAQAMATLSTVKQHR
- a CDS encoding Pycsar system effector family protein → MPTPSDPPTATEEPLLPRLLASNALRANLSKHMVLNQMADSKVSIIITAASLVVTITLTQYQHLPLAATLLLVTASLLALLFSFFAIIPPLHASGATNLFYFRSFAELSEEEFRQQFLATLSDKNRLYDAYLHEIYFLGKHRLTRKYALIRNAMWCLLAGLGGAAAVVLLCSLP
- a CDS encoding NfeD family protein, translating into MNDLFTPWLLWLLAGVTLALLELAVPGFILIFFGAGCLVVALCLLVLDLTLTQQLWLFLIATLVSLIGLRRFAMRIFAGEQAVNPVDQLLDEPHGTARVVQAIRPPVPGRVAWRGSFWDAQAEEDFEVDALVAVRGYAEGSRSQLQVEALPAAAVSAQDH